The following coding sequences are from one Prochlorococcus marinus CUG1438 window:
- a CDS encoding tetratricopeptide repeat protein, which translates to MKGFGNHYKPKKKSNRKNDISLEHKINQAINFHIKGNIKEAIKYYQHLISQGCINDRVFSNYGMILRDQGKLKDAELYTRKAIEISPNFANAHSNYGMILRDQGKLKDAELSYRKAIEINPNFSKAYYNLGVILKNIDNLKDAELSYRKSIEINPNYANAHYNLGNILKDIGNLKDAELSYRKAIEINPNMPEAHSNLGNIFRDIGNLKDAELSYRKAIEINPNFAYAYFNLFHHYEQINNLDKLKESLEEFKKIDGIKNEQILFRARLKFRNKEHDTAKELIDKISSEWIEKINNSQKAIFWNFKAFINDKVGNYDHAYACFEKSQKVQSFKSLSKDLYLNYISTYKENIKNKKIIFYKFNDEIEDSNLAFLIGFPRSGTTLLDTILRSHRDIEVIEEKPLISSIECLIREKFNIELNNLCNISEENLILLRKKYFELLRQYKTKNANLFIDKLPLNTVSLPLINLIFPKAKIIFTHRHPYDTVLSCFQQSFKPNLAMANLVSLQSGSRMYDQVMNAWDIYKTNLHLDFITSKYEDLIESFDSHTLKILDFLGNEWDENVKKYRETAIERGKINTPSSSQVVQPLYKSSIKKWKNYERYFENCHQYLEKWVSYFDYE; encoded by the coding sequence ATGAAAGGTTTTGGAAATCATTACAAACCTAAAAAGAAAAGCAATAGAAAAAATGATATTTCTCTAGAACATAAAATAAATCAGGCAATTAATTTCCACATAAAAGGAAACATAAAAGAAGCAATAAAATATTATCAACACTTAATCAGTCAAGGATGTATTAATGACAGAGTTTTTTCTAATTATGGAATGATATTGAGAGATCAAGGCAAATTAAAAGATGCTGAACTTTATACTCGCAAAGCAATTGAAATTAGTCCTAACTTCGCAAATGCTCATTCTAATTATGGAATGATATTGAGAGATCAAGGCAAATTAAAAGATGCTGAATTGTCATACCGTAAAGCAATTGAAATTAATCCTAACTTTTCAAAAGCATATTATAATCTTGGAGTCATATTGAAAAATATTGATAATTTAAAAGATGCTGAATTGTCATACCGAAAATCAATTGAAATTAATCCTAACTATGCAAATGCTCATTACAATCTTGGAAATATATTAAAAGATATTGGGAACTTAAAAGATGCTGAATTGTCATACCGCAAAGCAATTGAAATTAATCCTAATATGCCAGAAGCACATTCAAATCTGGGTAATATTTTCAGAGATATTGGGAACTTAAAAGATGCTGAATTGTCATACCGCAAAGCAATTGAAATTAATCCTAATTTCGCATATGCCTATTTCAATCTATTCCACCACTATGAACAAATAAATAATTTAGATAAATTAAAAGAGTCATTAGAAGAATTCAAAAAAATAGATGGTATTAAAAATGAACAAATCCTCTTTCGCGCTAGATTAAAGTTTAGAAACAAGGAGCATGACACTGCTAAAGAGTTAATAGATAAAATCTCTTCTGAATGGATAGAGAAAATTAATAATAGTCAAAAAGCAATATTTTGGAATTTTAAAGCATTCATAAACGATAAAGTCGGAAATTATGATCATGCTTACGCATGTTTTGAAAAAAGTCAAAAAGTCCAATCATTCAAGAGTTTAAGTAAAGATTTATACCTTAACTATATAAGTACTTATAAAGAAAACATCAAAAATAAAAAAATAATTTTTTATAAATTTAATGATGAAATTGAAGATTCTAATCTTGCTTTCCTAATAGGATTTCCAAGATCTGGCACTACTCTGTTAGATACCATACTTAGAAGTCATAGAGATATTGAAGTTATAGAAGAAAAACCTCTAATTTCTAGTATTGAATGTTTAATTAGAGAAAAATTTAATATAGAGCTCAATAATCTATGCAATATTTCTGAGGAAAATCTAATTTTACTTAGAAAAAAGTACTTTGAATTACTTAGACAATACAAGACCAAAAATGCAAATTTATTTATAGATAAATTGCCGTTAAATACAGTTTCTCTTCCTCTAATAAATCTTATTTTTCCTAAAGCCAAAATAATTTTTACGCATAGACATCCCTATGACACAGTTCTTTCCTGCTTCCAACAATCTTTCAAGCCAAATTTAGCAATGGCTAACTTAGTAAGTCTTCAATCAGGATCGAGAATGTATGATCAAGTGATGAATGCGTGGGATATATATAAGACAAATCTTCATCTAGATTTTATAACATCTAAGTACGAGGATCTTATTGAGAGCTTTGATTCGCATACTCTAAAAATATTAGACTTTTTAGGCAATGAATGGGATGAAAATGTAAAAAAATATAGAGAAACAGCAATAGAAAGAGGCAAAATAAATACACCTTCTTCTTCTCAAGTGGTTCAGCCTCTATATAAATCATCGATAAAAAAATGGAAGAACTATGAAAGATACTTTGAAAATTGTCACCAATATTTAGAGAAATGGGTTTCTTATTTTGATTATGAATAA
- a CDS encoding DUF1311 domain-containing protein, which yields MQENKEYSKYSFYSQCLDKSELKMNNGLVIGCSLQAQEKLDALIKIRINSKGKCYGIYASHACTLKKSQEAFEKYVNATCKENRYGGHYEYCEMMLKKDRLKWLDKTLGT from the coding sequence ATGCAGGAAAATAAAGAATATTCGAAGTATTCTTTTTATTCACAATGTTTAGACAAATCAGAACTAAAAATGAATAACGGATTAGTTATTGGATGTTCTTTGCAAGCACAAGAAAAACTTGATGCTCTCATCAAAATAAGAATCAATTCAAAAGGAAAATGTTATGGGATATATGCATCTCATGCTTGCACATTAAAAAAAAGTCAAGAGGCATTTGAGAAATATGTTAATGCTACATGTAAAGAAAATAGATATGGTGGGCATTACGAATATTGCGAAATGATGCTCAAAAAAGATAGGTTAAAATGGTTAGATAAGACCTTAGGCACTTAA
- a CDS encoding rod shape-determining protein produces the protein MNFLKKFWNKFQFSKDIGIDLGTANTLIHVSGKGVILEEPSVVAMDLEEGVPLAVGEEAKLMLGRTPGNIKAVRPLRDGVIADFDAAEKMIQTFIQKCNEGKGILAPRIVIGIPSGITSVERRAVREAGLAGAREVYLIDEPVAAAIGASLPVTEPVGTMIVDIGGGTTEVAVLSLGGTVVSESLRIAGDEINESITSYLKKKHSMAVGERTSEKIKIKIGSAFPDNNFDNTTFEVRGLHLSSGLPRSITLTAEEVREAMADPLNKIVEAIKRTLERTPPELAADIVERGIMLAGGGALIRGINDLITQETGIFTHIADEPLLCVVNGCGEILDDFRKLRKIVDTVDLGTSSIRN, from the coding sequence GTGAATTTTTTAAAAAAGTTTTGGAATAAGTTTCAATTTTCTAAAGATATAGGTATAGATTTAGGGACTGCTAATACACTCATTCATGTCTCTGGTAAGGGAGTGATTCTTGAAGAGCCTTCAGTGGTTGCGATGGATCTAGAAGAAGGAGTTCCCTTGGCAGTTGGTGAAGAAGCAAAACTAATGTTAGGAAGAACTCCCGGCAACATAAAAGCAGTTAGACCTTTGAGGGATGGAGTTATTGCTGATTTTGATGCTGCAGAAAAAATGATACAAACATTTATTCAAAAGTGCAATGAAGGTAAAGGGATTTTAGCTCCAAGAATAGTTATTGGCATTCCAAGTGGAATTACCAGCGTTGAACGACGAGCAGTCAGAGAGGCTGGATTAGCTGGGGCTAGAGAGGTTTATCTAATTGATGAACCTGTAGCTGCCGCAATTGGTGCTTCCTTACCTGTAACTGAACCGGTTGGAACAATGATTGTTGATATTGGTGGAGGTACTACAGAAGTTGCAGTATTAAGTCTTGGTGGAACTGTTGTCAGTGAGTCTCTCCGAATAGCGGGTGATGAAATAAATGAATCAATTACCAGCTACCTTAAAAAGAAGCATAGTATGGCTGTGGGTGAGAGAACTTCAGAAAAGATCAAAATTAAAATAGGCTCTGCTTTCCCTGATAATAATTTTGATAATACAACTTTTGAAGTTCGTGGTTTGCATTTATCCTCTGGGTTGCCAAGATCTATAACTTTAACTGCTGAAGAAGTTAGAGAAGCAATGGCAGATCCACTTAACAAAATTGTTGAAGCTATTAAAAGAACTTTAGAGAGAACCCCCCCTGAATTGGCTGCAGATATCGTTGAAAGAGGTATTATGCTGGCAGGAGGAGGAGCTTTAATAAGAGGAATTAATGATTTAATTACTCAAGAGACCGGCATTTTTACGCACATAGCAGACGAACCTTTATTATGCGTAGTCAATGGTTGTGGAGAAATACTTGATGATTTTAGAAAACTTAGAAAAATTGTCGACACAGTTGATTTAGGAACAAGTTCAATTAGAAATTAA
- the murA gene encoding UDP-N-acetylglucosamine 1-carboxyvinyltransferase, translating to MNIKKSKNKIFRKVFFNTKYLEIEGGELLEGKVKISGAKNSALVLMAASILSEGQINLFNVPEIADVLIMSKILTAMGINVKSHANQLNINTKEISPPKQDLFLNLFHALRGSFFCIGPILARFGEANIPLPGGCLIGSRPIDEHINSLKKLGVTFKFNKRHLSAKVITPNKRLVGSSINFECKSVGATETLLMAASLAEGITTLNNAAQEPEIIDLANMLNLMGAKIKGAGSECITIEGVESLKGCDYTVIPDRIEAGTFLIAAAVTRSTLSLFPCDTYHLKAIIEKLELCGCSFNYSKQVLTIIPDKILNSVDITTNPFPGFPTDLQAPFMALMATANGTSKIKETVFENRMHHVKELNLMGANITVKDNIATIVGVKKLQGRVVMGYDLRGTAALALAGLSANGITIVRGLNHLERGYEEFSKKFQEIGANIVKRKVNLMIKMNNFSIHNSLEIHLKNYKSALQYSFLIGLFIGSVPFIFKSIESFRIQKLIQKERKIQIQNKEKICKGDNSNYKKFMSLGFPKTAIDKFNICMKEQ from the coding sequence ATGAATATAAAAAAAAGTAAAAACAAAATTTTTAGGAAAGTTTTTTTTAATACGAAATATTTAGAAATAGAAGGTGGTGAATTACTTGAAGGAAAAGTTAAAATAAGTGGCGCAAAAAACTCTGCTTTAGTTTTAATGGCAGCTTCAATTCTATCTGAGGGTCAAATTAATCTTTTTAATGTTCCTGAAATTGCAGATGTTCTAATTATGTCTAAAATTTTAACTGCAATGGGTATTAATGTTAAATCACATGCTAATCAATTAAACATAAATACTAAAGAAATTAGCCCACCAAAACAGGATTTATTTTTGAATTTATTTCATGCTCTTAGAGGTAGTTTCTTTTGCATAGGACCGATCCTTGCTAGATTTGGAGAAGCTAACATACCTTTACCAGGAGGATGCTTAATAGGATCTAGACCAATAGATGAACATATTAATTCACTCAAAAAATTAGGAGTTACCTTTAAATTCAACAAAAGACACCTAAGTGCTAAAGTAATTACCCCTAATAAGAGATTGGTTGGATCATCGATCAATTTTGAGTGCAAAAGTGTAGGTGCCACAGAGACATTATTAATGGCGGCATCCTTAGCAGAGGGAATAACTACATTAAACAACGCAGCACAGGAACCAGAAATTATAGATTTAGCAAACATGTTAAATCTAATGGGTGCAAAAATAAAAGGTGCAGGATCAGAATGCATAACAATTGAAGGAGTTGAATCCTTGAAAGGATGTGATTACACCGTCATTCCTGACAGAATTGAAGCAGGGACTTTTTTAATTGCCGCTGCAGTAACAAGATCTACTTTAAGTCTTTTCCCATGCGACACATATCATTTAAAAGCCATAATTGAAAAACTAGAACTTTGTGGATGTAGTTTTAATTATTCAAAACAAGTTTTAACAATAATTCCAGATAAAATTTTAAATTCTGTTGATATTACCACTAATCCATTCCCAGGATTTCCAACTGATCTACAAGCTCCTTTTATGGCTTTAATGGCGACAGCAAATGGAACTTCAAAAATCAAAGAAACAGTATTTGAAAATAGGATGCATCATGTTAAGGAACTAAATCTTATGGGAGCTAATATTACTGTCAAAGATAATATTGCAACTATTGTTGGGGTCAAAAAGTTACAAGGGAGAGTAGTTATGGGATATGATTTAAGAGGTACAGCAGCATTGGCCCTTGCAGGTCTATCTGCAAATGGCATAACAATAGTGCGAGGACTAAATCATTTAGAAAGAGGATATGAAGAATTTTCTAAAAAATTTCAAGAAATTGGAGCAAACATAGTTAAAAGAAAAGTAAACCTTATGATTAAAATGAATAATTTCTCTATACATAACAGTCTTGAAATTCACTTGAAGAATTACAAATCAGCACTGCAATATTCATTTTTGATTGGATTATTTATTGGTTCTGTACCTTTTATTTTTAAATCTATCGAAAGCTTCAGGATTCAAAAATTGATTCAAAAAGAAAGAAAAATACAAATTCAAAACAAAGAAAAAATATGCAAAGGAGACAATAGTAATTATAAAAAGTTTATGAGTCTTGGATTTCCAAAAACAGCTATTGATAAATTTAATATTTGCATGAAAGAACAATGA
- a CDS encoding alpha-2-macroglobulin, which produces MHERTMKINNKFIYIFMIFFLVSGCKAPEKQVKESENSIEIIISCDEDSNLSQYINDGWKIKQEYSEEKICSWKTIAASKDCDLEKDKGCKIIRPDKIGEEKIYLLEK; this is translated from the coding sequence TTGCATGAAAGAACAATGAAAATCAATAACAAATTTATTTACATTTTTATGATCTTCTTTTTGGTTAGCGGATGCAAAGCACCAGAAAAACAAGTTAAAGAAAGCGAAAATAGCATTGAAATTATTATTTCGTGTGACGAAGATAGTAATCTCTCACAATACATCAATGATGGGTGGAAAATTAAACAAGAATATTCAGAAGAGAAGATTTGTTCATGGAAAACAATCGCTGCTTCAAAAGATTGCGATTTAGAAAAAGATAAAGGATGTAAAATAATCCGGCCCGACAAAATAGGGGAAGAAAAAATTTATTTATTAGAAAAATAA